The nucleotide sequence TAGTACAATGTCGTGTCTTCAATACCTACCGTGCCAGTAGTTGTCTTGTAAATTCATGATTTCACTATATTCAGTACATAGGGGCTGCGTTTAGCCAATTCTAAGGATTTTTAATGCCGTTTAATGTTTGGTACACTTGTTAGACTATCATCCCCTATAAGGAGTTGACGGTCTAGTAACAttagaaatcagtgttatttcgcgTGCAAATCGGTCAATTAACTATAAAACACTTTTctattgtaaaattatgtaGTGGACAATAGCCTGCAAACTATGAACATAGAATCTTAATGCGATTTAcctcaaacatttttctaaaaccatacatattaaaaaatagaaatgactCAACACATATACATAATATGAGTAATGCataaacatgattgaaatatgCATGCACGATCGTTGTAATAATAGTTTATCTAAATACAGTGACATTATGCTTTACTACAAACTCAAATGtacacataaaaaatacatcgacaattaaactttatttcaattggatattatttaattatcacaGCCTTCTTTACTTACTAATCACGAGAcgtatatatcattttatcaattaaaatatatataaacaacttctTTTGCATGCAAATATCATGTTCAAACATTAAAACTCGTTTGCTTGTCACAGCATGTTTCTATGTCCGCATCAAAGAGCTcaagtttatgtatttaaagctACGCATAAGCTTCCCGACATACTTAGCATCATTATGTCCCAAGTTCCATCTTAACATGTTGTTTCTGGTCATAAGtatcattttgattaaatgAACGAAGATGACACCAAGTGTAAATATATGGCAATATTTCGACTTTAACTCCGTCAATATGATACCCTTTTGTGCTAATTAGCGCTTCAAACATATTTGAGCATAGTTTCGCAGTTTTGTGGAAATATAACGATGGATTTCCCATTCCAAGGAAATGTGTCTTTACGTTTAAACAACACATCCCTAAATAACCTGTCTACAGAAAATTGCAGCTTATCAGACCTGCATAAGGGACTTGCTCTTATGTTTACAGTCACAATAGCCGTTTGATTTCACCTCATTATTCCAATATTGTGATCGAATAAGGACTTTTCCAATATATTCTGAgcaaataaaagtgaaaattaCTGTCTGTAACAAACTAGGCAATATGTCCCAGAAGTAACCCGAAGTTGCGTGCGCATACAGAATGTATCCCGGTCGTACTATGAGTAAGACAAAAGTAATGTATAAAAGAATGGCAACCATGACTGAGTTAAATTTAACACAATTGCAGTTAAACCCTGAAACGTTGCACTCCTTGTTTGAGAGAATCTTTAGCTCTGTGATGGTGACTTCTGCAAAGAAAAAATCAGAACGACATTCGGTTACATTTATAAGTATTTCGAGATCCAACAATACGTGACGGAGTCAGCCTAATATTATAGTATTTAGAAGTTAACAACTATTTAAATCCAGGCAGTCTAaccaaatgttatttatgtgtcAACAATGGGGGAACATGTTGATTAGAACACTTTCAGTCATTATGTTGGAGAAATAAACACCAAAGTAAGGCTTTTACTTTTGAATATTTGACAAGTTGGCATGTCCATGtatttctgatttttaaaatgGAGTAAATTGCATTGTGTCTCTTTCAAGCAGTGTGATGTCGAGCTGAGAGTATACGGCTACGATATAAGATTCGATAAATCTTATAGacatttttaagataaataatataataatatttaaaataagttcataCAAGCTATCATACCCGTTTGTTTTGTCCTGTTCGTGTAAAGAGCAGCCAGCACGGTGAACATGACGGGTACGTATATCACTAAATATTCCACCAGAATAGACCATCTTTCCTCGTAAACGTTTTTCTGACACACGGACAAGAATACGTCAAAGTGCTGACTTCCATACGTCCCAAGCGTCACAAGCGAATGTTGTTCAACTGGAAGTGGGCTATTTTGCGGCACAATCTTGATAATGGAAAAACTTCCTGTGATGATGCAACCAAGTGTGCCTGCGTATGCTAGACACGATGACATCGACCATTTAAAGTTCTGAACGTAAACATTATGCACGATAAACACGAGCACCACCCCGTTTGCAAACGCCGCCGTCATCGAGTAATCCATGCACGAGCCGACGCTCGGAGGCCCCTGTTTTACGCGTTTTTTCATGTAATTTTCGGCAATTGTCAACATGTACACGCTCGCGATCAGATGCAAAAATCCAGAGAGCACCACTGCGAACAGCGTCGTGGTATTTCGGCAGTACTTCCGGCGTATTAAGACGAGATGACCGACACAGATGACACCGGCCACAAAGGCCGTGAATATGAAGCCGCTCTGAAAGAGCTGAAAGATGAACATCACAAGACTAAGGTCGTCAGTCTGCTGAGATGCATGAAGGTTGGTGTCCTGACCCATGTATACTGTCTGTGATGATATAACCAACGTAATTTATAGGTATGCAACGTATAGTCCagttttaagtcaaataataaccAAGCACAACAAAGAAACTATTCGAAACAGTTTGCATGTATCAGTTATTAAAGTATGTGTGTTAAACTTACCAACCGCTCGTGAGTGTTTATATCCGTTCATATTAACACAATAAACGACTGGAAGATAACAGCCGATTTAATTTACAACAGCATAATTATAAACGttcaaaaactattttcaatacTTAGTTAAGCACTTTCGTATTTGAATGTTAACATCAATGCCATCTAAGTGTTATTGAAAGAGTTGGAAATTAGATACCTTTAACGGTAACCCAAGCTTTTTAGAGCCAATTTATTTGCGATGCAGTAAGGATACCAGTAGTATATATGGTTATCCGAATAGaatataacacttttaaaacacaatttaacgATTAAAATCACCCAAATGAATAGATTGTTTTCGTTAACGTTAACCTTGATAACGTCGATAAGTTTTTGCTGATTTTAGCAAGGCAGGACAAGGTCTTCACGAACGTTAGTTGTATCAAAACCAAACGTAGCAACAATGTTTCCGGCTTTCTGATTTTGGATGATTTTTAAGTATGTAAGTTTCAAATAGAAAAACCTACAAGCAACTTGATTACGTGCAATTAtgcaatttatgttttattcctAAAATATCAGCGCGCTGCGCCACAGGGTGGGgtaaaaagataataataaagttatttatttggCATTGTTCCGTATTACATCCATTAACTTACCGTAATAGGGTCAACTAGATAATGCAACAAACAGATCTATTACTTTCAGTCATACAATTCATAAATTAATCAATTTCAGCGCTCTGCTCCTCGCGGTCGTGAAAAAAGGAGATATTTggaatattatttctttattattatttttttatatccgTTTAACAACATAGAACAATATATattgagaaaatgaaaaagtaGAGTAGAGGTCTAGTGCATTACCTGAAAGACCTTGGCTTCAAACCATATGAAAAGTTGTAGAATTCTTGTGTTGTACCGGTCGTGGTTTTATCTAGCCTAGTATGGGGATTCAAGCAGTTCCAACCCTCAGACAAAGACCACAATTGCGCGATGAGATACGACCTCGGTGTACATAGATTCACCCCAGTTCCCGCGCTTACTGGCGACACAGGACGGAGTCCAACCCCTTACCACCGATGAATCAACATGCTACGCCGCTGGAACAGGCTCGTGCTTAAGGGCCACAACACACTGTGTGCCAAGATGTTTGTAATGGACTAATACAGGTGTTCATGCAAATTAGTTAATCGAGGTAAATGAGATCATGACACACATGGGCTAACAGACAGTTTTGATGTCAAATCACCAGTTGATCTCTCAAATTTACAGCATCTTGTGCGAATCCATTACATAAACATTTCGTCAACGGAGGTTAGATCTATTACGAAATTAAGAACATAAACAGTGTTCAAGCCGATAGCTATTTGAACTTTGGCACAGTTATCCAAACTGGGAAGTATCTATTTAAACCTGTATATACAAGCCATGAAATGCCTAAGAAGTTGAATATGAGTGTCATAAGTATTAAAATGCGTATTGTATACTAAAACAAGAACTTTGGTCCTGTGATTTCTGAATATAATTTCATTACACTTACTGACGTTGAAGAATTAGCGTTTCCGAGTCGTCGAACCAATCTTTTTCAGTTCGATCGCACGTGAACAGTAGCTCCGTGGATGCAGGCGTTCGTTTACCCTTTTAGCTGCCGTTTAATAACTTTCTACAAATGAAGCATGGAAGTCTTTCCAGTTGCAGTCGCAGGCAATCAGTGTACCTGTGGTCGCAGACGTAAGATTGTTCTTTTCCATTGGATGTTCATATGTGACATTTATCCATGCGGTTGCAGGTGTCCAATAACAGTTCCCTTAACCAGTGGAAGTCGCAGGCGTACGTGTGTCCTGCAGCTCGAGGTTTTAAATATCCCTTTTCAAATAGAGGCGATAGATGACCTTTAGCCCTATGGTTCTAAACGTTATactatcattttcaaatttccgCAGATGTTTAATGGCTATGTGGTTTGAGGCTTCGATCCAAGTATTtaccacagtggcttgatgacaaaggctcattaaagtcacaagaaataatttcaaatagccaaaatgatattttatacatacttgaatatgtatattatcaatataatacattgccataaacataaaaatgagatttgaaaaaaaaaccctatcctgtaatatgaaacaagtgaagagtgttcgcccggcgaaaatgtaaacaaagaccaattctcgtTGAAAATTATAAGTTATtcgtaagctacaaacaaaatacctggctcataGATGCAGTGGCCCGTTATAAACACGTTAACACCGGTATTCTTGTCAAGAGAAACAGTATATGACGAAAATGCTTACTAattgcaaataattattttctagtGGAGGCCTCAGGAGACCTATGGCCCTTTGAATCCTTCCGTCAATCCATCCTTTCCCGGTTCCGGTAAAAGGTGACCGGTGGCCCGGATAATTCAGGTGCACGATTGCCATTTTCCAGTGGAGGTTGCAGGTGACCTACACTTTTGCAGTTGTATGCGTATAAAAACTCTTCCGCGGATGAATATGAACATGCGGTTCATGACGGCAAACAACCATTTTTCTGTTGAGGCCAAATGTGACCAGTGGCAATGCTTTTTGCGGTGAGGATCTACCCTTTCTCAGTTGATGTCACAGGTGACCAGTGCGGTTTCATTCTTCACATGcgtgaaaaaaacaaacctttaCTGCTAACCCTAACCCTGTGGTTTGAGGTTGTGAACATACAATGTCAAGATTAGATCGCAGCTGACCAGTGGTCCCACGGTTTTCGGCTTCGATTAATCATTTTCCAAAGGAGGCCGCAGGTGACCTACGGCCCTGCGGTTCGAGGCGGCGAACAACCTTTTTCCAGTGGATGCTTCTGGTGACCAGTGGCCTTGTTGTTCTTTGCGTCGATCTACCTTTCCCAGTTGAGGTCGTAGGTGACCAGAGACCCTGCGATTGCATACCTACGAGTGCCAATTTCCAGTTGACGGCACAGATGGCCCTAAGGCCTGCGGTTGCCGACGTCAAAATAAACTTTTCCAGAGTAGGCTGCATATGGCCTATAACTTTGCAGTTGCAGGCTTCAAAAGCCATTTTTAAGTGGAGGCTGCACTAATGGCGGTTCGAGGCAGCATACCCACTTCCAACTGAAGTCGAAGGTGACCCTGCGGTTTCAAGCTTTACATAATCCTTTCAATGTGAAAGCAGCAGGTgacctatagccctgcggtgaCAGCCGTCCAATTGAACTTTTCTGAAGGAGGCTGCAGCTGACCTTTAGCCGTACGGTCGCAAGCGTCAGAAATCCCTTTTCCAGAGGAGACGCTGGTTGCCATATATGCAGCCGCCCAATTTACCCTTTTTCAGAGGAGGCTGCAGATGACATATGGTTCTACGATTCGAGGCGGTGAACAACGCTTTTTTGCAGATGAGGTCGCAGGAGACTGCAACTGCCACTTTAAAGGGCGACTGAACGCGTGTCACCGGTAGAAGTTGCATGTAGCATAAATCACTACAGTTGTAGGCGTCCATTTACCTTTTATGTCGATACAGTTGCATGTGACCAATGCCCTAGCACTTTAGGTGTCAAACCTCCCTTTTGTAGTTGAAGTCAAAGGGGATCTAAAATCCTTCGGTTTGAGACGTCGAATCGCTCATTTCAAGTTAAGGTCGCATGTGCCGATTGTATGGAGTATGTTCGTCCTAGCGCAGTTTGGCCAATTTTGCGCTTTTCTAGAATTTAGTGTTGCGAGAATGtagaattaaattaatttactttgcaatctcaattattttgtacataGTCATGATATGATTTTGTCAATCAAACATCTATCTCACAATACTCAACAAAAGTAAACTTCAAATAAGTCAAATCCCCCATACAACGTACTATAACATACTACTACGGTTTAGTCCCTGTGCCTTTTACTGGTGCCTATTTGGTGCACACTTTTTGGGTTaacttgtatttaaatataaataatataattacatagtttaaaatagaaaatttaGGACAGCTTTTAACTCATTCAACAAAATTAGTTGCAGCATAAAGAAATAGATATAAGATACGTGGAAATATAAGCGCAGATTTAAAAGTAGCAAGCGGTCTAATAGGATGCACAGCCATAAGCTTTAGTACTAGCTGCACCAGTTGTTTTAACAGGTACAGGTGCTATTCCCGCAAAAATTACTGTTTTGCGAAATAAAActcatattaaagaaaaaaacattactaaAATCCCAAcatagacattttaaacattttcattcataCGCACATAAAATGacaatgcaaaaatatattatgaaaaagaaattattaaatcagtttttactttaatattagAACTTAAAAAATAAGCTTATGACGTTGTACcaatagaatatatatatagaggTATAAACTAAATGGATATGGagaacatgtatgtattaatatagattggagaaatagtaaaaaaacatttatttcgttATGACTGTAGCTTCTACTAAAGAACATATTACAGTTACAATAATTTCAGCGACGATtagaaaaatgaagaaataaaaaatataaaagaaaatacagaaTGTACTAAAAGGAATATGGATGAAATAAAAACCATAGTGATGTTCTTAAGTACTTTGATATTATAACTTATTACTTAGGAAAAGGAGAGTCTGATACCAGTTGCAATTGAAAGAGACAATGAAATCAACAGCAAAGTGTATAGAAGTATGAAAAAGAAGAAGgaagtttattcaaaatataaacaacacaatacatatttgaaataggctaatatgacccttgatcaaaCTAATGTAATACAATGGCATATACATTTTTGGCGGAGCATATTTATACATAGGTTtatttatattgcaatgttAACAGCTGTATATGTgtaattcaatattatattctaactaaatcaataatgatttatttctcTGTTGTATATCTTTGATTGGAATAAGCGACgcttttacatatatattcgATTTAGAAGAAATTGCTCACGATCAAATTCATATGACCGTAAGTAAAATCTTTGGCGAGCATAGAAATGAATTAACAAATAGAcatatcataaaacaacaattttatcttaatttagTATACCAATCTGAGTATGATAAAATGCTAAAAACCTTAATAGTGATTAAACACGTTTATGAAACTGGTTGTATATTTTGGTTGACCAGCATTATAGTAATTTAGGTCAGTCTTTATTGGCCTGGATTTTGGTATGTGtcctatttatttcaaaagcattaaagataaataaagcAAATAGCTTCACAACATTTGCATAATGAAATGTTAACAACTGATTAGTTCTAGACATACTTGGTCTTTCTCTAAAGTATCGCTTGATATATTTACCGcgtatatcattatacaatatacatttaaataggAAATGGTATTCGTCTTCTAACTTATTATATGAAGCGCATAACCGTTCTTCTCTTGGTACGTTTCTCAATCGATCAATTTCAATACCGAGCCGGTGTAGAGACAAACGTACTATTCTTTACTATACTCCTGAATGTTGACTTGGTTATGATATGATTGCgtttcaaaattatgtatgcTGCTGGCAAAGATTTGAATACATAGCCAGggttatttaaaatgtgttgcgAAGGTATAAACGGAGTAAAAGGTGCATTTTGAAAACACAATCAAACAAGATGGAAATGTTTGTACCTAAAAGcgtaaacatttttatttcagtatattaGGATGAGATTactagaaataatttaatggtAGACAAGATGGTAATTACGCCGATACAAGTATCAATAGACAATAACATTGCTGATCATGAATATATTGAGCAAACGATCCTTAAATACAGCAGCTGGAGAAAACTGGAAAGCCGCATCCTATTGTTCTTAATAGTAACAAGGACTTAACACatagaccgcaggtggcctatagccctgcggttgcaggcgtgaagtgttcgttttttagcacagaccgcaggtggcctatagccctgcggttgcaggcgtgaagtgttcgttttttagcacagaccgcaggtggcctatagccctgcggttgcaggcgtgaagtgttcgttttttagcacagaccgcaggtggcctatagccctgcggttgcaggcgtgaagtgttcgttttttagcacagaccgcaggtggcctatagccctgcggttgcaggcgtgaagtgttcgttttttagcacagaccgcaggtggcctatagccctgcggttgcaggcgtgaagtgttcgttttttagcacagaccgcaggtggcctatagccctgcggttgcaggcgtgaagtgttcgttttttagcacagaccgcaggtggcctatagccctgcggttgcaggcgtgaagtgttcgttttttagcacagaccgcaggtggcctatagccctgcggttgcaggcgtgaagtgttcgttttttagcacagaccgcaggtggcctatagccctgcggttgcaggcgtgaagagttcgtttttagcacagaccgcaggtggcctatagccctgcggttgcaggcgtgaagtgttcgttttttagcacagaccgcaggtggcctatagccctgcggttgcaggcgtgaagagttcgttttttagcacagaccgcaggtggcctatagccctgcggttgcaggcgtgaagtgttcgttttttagcacagaccgcaggtggcctatagccctgcggttgcaggcgtgaagtgttcgttttttagcacagaccgcaggtggcctatagccctgcggttgcaggcgtgaagagttcgttttttagcacagaccgcaggtggcctatagccgtgcggttgcaggcgtgaagtgttcgttttttagcacagaccgcaggtggcctatagccctgcggttgcaggcgtgaagtgttcgttttttagcacagaccgcaggtggcctatagccctgcggttgcaggcgtgaagtgttcgttttttagcacagaccgcaggtggcctatagccctgcggttgcaggcgtgaagtgttcgttttttagcacagaccgcaggtggcctatagccctgcggttgcaggcgtgaagtgttcgttttttagcacagaccgcaggtggcctatagccctgcggttgcaggcgtgaagtgttcgttttttagcacagaccgcaggtggcctatagccctgcggttgcaggcgtgaagtgttcgtttttagcacagaccgcaggtggcctatagccctgcggttgcaggcgtgaagtgttcgttttttagcacagaccgcaggtggccatatagccctgcggttgcaggcgtgaagtgttcgttttttagcacagaccgcaggtggcctatagccctgcggttgcaggcgtgaagtgttcgttttttagcacagaccgcaggtggcctatagccctgcggttgcaggcgtgaagtgttcgttttttagcacagaccgcaggtggcctatagccctgcggttgcaggagtgaagtgttcgttttttagcagagaccgcaggtggcctatagccctgcggttgcaggcgtgaagtgttcgttttttagcagagaccgcaggtggcctatagccctgcggttgcaggcgtgaagtgttcgttttttagcagagaccgcaggtggcctatagccctgcggttgcaggcgtgaagagattcgttttttagcacagaccgcaggtggcctatagccctgcggttgcaggcgtgaagtgttcgttttttagcagagaccgcaggtggcctatagccctgcggttgcaggcgtgaagagttcgttttttagcacagaccgcaggtggcctatagccctgcggttgcaggcgtgaagtgttcgttttttagcacagaccgcaggttgcctatagccctgcggttgcaggcgtgaagtgttcgttttttagcagagaccgcaggtggcctatagccctgcggttgcaggcgtgaagtgttcgttttttagcacagaccgcaggtggcctatagccctgcggttgcaggcgtgaagtgttcgttttttagcacagaccgcaggtggccttatagccctgcggttgcaggcgtgaagtgttcgttttttagcacagaccgcaggtggcctatagccctgcggttgcaggcgtgaagtgttcgtttttgagcacagaccgcaggtggcctattagccctgcggttgcaggcgtgaagtgttcgttttttagcacagaccgcaggtggcctatagccctgcggttgcaggcgtgaagtgttcgtttttagcacagaccgcaggtggcctatagccctgcggttgcaggcgtgaagtgttcgttttttagcacagaccgcaggtggcctatagccctgcggttgcaggcgtgaagtgttcgtttttagcacagaccgcaggtggcctatagccctgcggttgcaggcgtgaagtgttcgttttttagcacagaccgcaggtggcctatagccctgcggttgcaggcgtgaagtgttcgtttttagcacagaccgcaggtggcctatagccctgcggttgcaggcgtgaagtgttcgttttttagc is from Mya arenaria isolate MELC-2E11 chromosome 9, ASM2691426v1 and encodes:
- the LOC128245597 gene encoding uncharacterized protein LOC128245597 isoform X2 gives rise to the protein MNGYKHSRALFQSGFIFTAFVAGVICVGHLVLIRRKYCRNTTTLFAVVLSGFLHLIASVYMLTIAENYMKKRVKQGPPSVGSCMDYSMTAAFANGVVLVFIVHNVYVQNFKWSMSSCLAYAGTLGCIITGSFSIIKIVPQNSPLPVEQHSLVTLGTYGSQHFDVFLSVCQKNVYEERWSILVEYLVIYVPVMFTVLAALYTNRTKQTEVTITELKILSNKECNVSGFNCNCVKFNSVMVAILLYITFVLLIVRPGYILYAHATSGYFWDILPSLLQTVIFTFICSEYIGKVLIRSQYWNNEVKSNGYCDCKHKSKSLMQV
- the LOC128245597 gene encoding uncharacterized protein LOC128245597 isoform X1; protein product: MGQDTNLHASQQTDDLSLVMFIFQLFQSGFIFTAFVAGVICVGHLVLIRRKYCRNTTTLFAVVLSGFLHLIASVYMLTIAENYMKKRVKQGPPSVGSCMDYSMTAAFANGVVLVFIVHNVYVQNFKWSMSSCLAYAGTLGCIITGSFSIIKIVPQNSPLPVEQHSLVTLGTYGSQHFDVFLSVCQKNVYEERWSILVEYLVIYVPVMFTVLAALYTNRTKQTEVTITELKILSNKECNVSGFNCNCVKFNSVMVAILLYITFVLLIVRPGYILYAHATSGYFWDILPSLLQTVIFTFICSEYIGKVLIRSQYWNNEVKSNGYCDCKHKSKSLMQV